One genomic window of Staphylococcus hsinchuensis includes the following:
- a CDS encoding flavodoxin family protein, with product MITVLFGGSRPDGNTAYITQKAIAGHEYRWIDLTQYQLDPVRDVRHDNGEITTYNDDYKTLIDQVLESDTIIFASPVYWYSVSASMKAFIDHWSETLMDPNYKDFKEKMSKKDIRLILVGGDWPKIKAKPCISQFKYSLEYINAHLSGYIIGRAEKPGDIKKDVYALERAKEWQETLGDFAG from the coding sequence ATGATAACAGTTTTATTTGGTGGAAGCAGACCTGATGGTAATACGGCTTACATAACTCAGAAAGCAATTGCTGGTCATGAATACCGTTGGATTGATTTAACTCAATATCAGTTAGACCCAGTGAGAGATGTGAGACACGATAATGGAGAAATCACGACTTATAATGATGATTACAAGACATTAATTGATCAGGTATTAGAAAGCGATACAATCATTTTTGCGTCACCTGTTTATTGGTACAGTGTTTCAGCCTCTATGAAAGCATTTATAGATCATTGGTCTGAGACGTTGATGGATCCTAACTATAAAGATTTTAAAGAAAAAATGTCTAAAAAAGATATAAGATTAATATTGGTAGGTGGCGATTGGCCTAAGATTAAAGCAAAACCATGCATTTCTCAATTTAAATATAGTTTAGAATATATCAATGCGCATTTAAGTGGTTATATTATAGGCAGAGCGGAAAAGCCTGGAGATATTAAAAAAGATGTCTATGCATTAGAACGCGCGAAAGAATGGCAAGAAACATTAGGCGATTTTGCAGGTTAA
- a CDS encoding GNAT family N-acetyltransferase, which yields MHKVRKATADDVVGIRDVATKAWNNTYLNIYAAKTVNELLAASYNEQHLLKRLDDQLFLVIEEEDEIIGFANFINGKELYLSAHYVRPSWQHHGYGSDLLTEGLDYYKDNYSKVYLEVDNKNSDAVSFYEKKGFEKIRSYQHEMYGEAMDLALMCKSLT from the coding sequence ATGCATAAAGTGAGGAAAGCAACAGCAGATGATGTTGTCGGTATAAGAGATGTCGCAACAAAGGCTTGGAATAACACATATTTAAATATTTATGCTGCAAAGACTGTGAACGAGTTATTAGCAGCTTCTTACAATGAACAACATTTATTGAAACGATTAGACGACCAATTATTTTTAGTAATCGAAGAGGAAGATGAAATTATCGGGTTCGCTAATTTTATAAATGGTAAAGAACTTTATTTATCAGCCCATTATGTAAGACCTTCATGGCAACACCACGGTTATGGTTCTGATTTGTTAACGGAAGGTTTAGATTATTATAAGGATAATTACAGTAAGGTTTATTTAGAGGTAGACAATAAAAACAGTGATGCAGTTTCATTTTATGAGAAGAAAGGCTTTGAAAAGATACGTTCATATCAACATGAAATGTATGGCGAAGCTATGGATTTAGCATTGATGTGTAAATCATTAACTTAG